The DNA segment CTGTACGCGGCGTTCAAGGAAGTCCTCGACGAGCACGGCGTCCTGTGGATCTCCGACGAGGTCCAGACCGGCTGGGGCCGTACCGGCGAGCACTTCTGGGGCTGGCAGGCGCACGACCGGAACGGCCCGCCGGACATCGTCACCTTCGCCAAGGGCATCGGCAACGGCATGTCCATCGGCGGGGTGATCGCCCGCGCCGAGATCATGAACTGCGTCGACGCCAACAGCATCTCCACCTTCGGCGGCACCCAGATCACCATGGCCGCCGGGCTCGCCAACCTCGGCTACCACCTCGAACACGACCTCCAGGGCAACGCCCGCCGGGTCGGCGGCCTGCTCATCGAGCTGCTGCGCGGGGTCACCGCCGGGCTGCCCGGCGTCCGCGAGGTGCGCGGCCGGGGGCTGATGATCGGCATCGAGCTGGTGAAGCCGGGCACCGACGAGGCCGACCCGGCCGCGGCCGCCGCCGTCCTGGAAGCGGCCCGCCGCAGCGGCCTGCTCATCGGCAAGGGCGGCGGCTACAACACCAGCGCCCTGCGCGTCGCCCCGCCGCTGACGCTCACCGTCGCGGAGGCCGAGGAAGGCGCGGCGATCCTCGGGAACGCGCTGAGGGGCACCTACGGGGACGCGCCGGGGAGCACGTACTAGGAACGAGGTACCGCCGATGACCATGACCTCGGATTTCCGGCACGCGTCCCGGCCGGAGGAACCGGCCCTGTCCGTCCGGCAGGTGCTCACGCTGGAGCGGGTGCTCGCCGGGGAGCCCGAGGTGGTGGCCGGGGCCGACGGGCTCGACCGGGCGGTGCGCTGGGTGCACGTGGCCGAGGCCGCCGACGTAGGCGTGATGCTCACCGGCGGCGAGATGGTGCTCACCACCGGGGTGCTGCTCGCGGGGGACGAGGCCAAGCAGGCCGCGTACATCCAGTCGCTGCACCGGGCGGAGGCCGCCGCCGTGGTCCTCGGGCTCGGCCGTGCCTTCCCCACGCCGCCCGAGGTGATGCGCCGGGCCGCCGAGCGGTGCGGGCTGCCACTGGTGGTGCTGCACCGGCCCTTCCCGTTCGCCGAACTGACCGAGGAGGTCCAATCCCGGCTGGTACGGGCCAAGTTCGCCGCCGTCAGCCTCTCCGAGTCCGTCCGGACGAGCCTCACCGCGCTGATCACCTCCGGCGCCCCGCTGCAACGCCTGCTGGACGAGGTCGCACAGCACTCCGGGTGCCCGGTCGTCCTCACCAACCTCGCGCACCGGGTCCTCGCCACGGCGGGGGAGCGGCCCGCCGTGGACGACGTGCTGCGCGACTGGGAGCGCATCGCCCGGCAGGCCGGAGGCAGCGAGGGCGACGGCTGGGTCCGCGCCGAGCTGGGCGGGCGCGGGGAATGCTGGGGCCGGCTGCTGCTGTGCGGCTACCGGGGCGACTCCGCCACCGGGCGCCTGCTCGCGGACCGGGCCGCCGAGGCGCTGGTGCTGCACCGGATGCTCGGCGGCGCCTCCGGCCGCACCTGGGAGGAGCAGTCCGCGCACGGTCTGCTGACCGACCTCGCCTCCGGGACCGTACCGGCCCGGCACCTGCTCCCCAGGGCGCGGGCGGCCGGACTCCCCGTCAACCGGCGGACGTTCGTGCCGCTGGTCGTGCCCGGTGCCGAACCCGAGCTGCTGGACCGGGTGCTGCGCACGCTGGGCCTGACCGGGCTGGTCGCGGAGCTGGCTGACGGGGCGAGTGCCGTACTGCTCAGCCTCGCCCGCGACCAGGACGCCGAGGCGCTCACCGGCCGTCTCGCCGCCCGGCTGCGCACCCCCGAGCTGCCGGACGCCGTGGTCGCCGCCGCCGACCCGCGCACCTGCTGGGACGACGTGCCCGCCGGGCTGCGCGAGGCCCGGCACGTCGCGGACGCGGTCGCCGGGGCCGCCCTGGACCGGCCGGCCGTGGTCCGGCTGCGGGACGTGCATCTGCGCGGGCTGATCCGGCTGCTGCGCGACGACCCCCAGGTACAGTCCTTCGCCGAACGCGAGCTGGACGGCCTGCTGTGCGGCGGCGAGGGCGAGCTGCTGGACGTACTGCGTACCTACCTGGCGACCGGCCGCAACAAGTCCCGCACCGCCCAGCTCCACCACGTCTCCCGGCCCGCGCTGTACCGCCGCCTGGAGGCCATACAGGCGCGGCTCGGGATCGACCTGGACGACTTCGAACAGGCGGCCTCCGTGCACATCGCACTCCTCGCGCACGACGCGCAACAGGGCTGAAACATGCCACGACCTGCGAAAACGGCGGTGAAACATGGTTACGGCACAACGTGACACGGTGCCACGCCCGCACCCCGCAGACGTGACACCGTGCCACTCAAACCGGCCGCCCGGCCTTCCTAGGCTCCAGGAGCGGGCGTCGGAAGCCCCCGCACACCGAGCGACCCGGAGGTCCCGATGAGCCGAGTGATCCGCGCCGCCCTCTTCCAGACGGCCTGGACGGGCGACAAGGAATCCATGATCCAGGTGCACGAGCAGGCGGCCCGCGACGCCGCCGCCCAGGGCGCCCAAGTCCTCTGCTTCCAGGAGCTGTTCTACGGCCCCTACTTCTGCCAGGTCCAGGACAAGGCGTTCTATGAGTACGCCGAGCAGATCCCCGAGGGCCCCACCGTCCGCCGCTTCCAGGCGCTGGCGAAGGAACTGGGCATCGTCCTGGTGCTGCCGATGTACGAGGAGGAGCAGCCCGGCGTCCTCTACAACACCGCCGCCGTGATCGACGCGGACGGCTCCTACCTCGGCAAGTACCGCAAGACCCACATCCCGCAAGTCCAGGGGTTCTGGGAGAAGTTCTACTTCCGTCCCGGCAACAGCGGCTGGCCCGTCTTCGACACCGCCGTCGGCCGGATCGGCGTCTACATCTGCTACGACCGCCACTTCCCGGAAGGCTGGCGGGCGTTGGGCCTGGCCGGCGCCGAGATCGTCTTCAACCCCTCGGCCACCTCGCGCGGACTCTCCCGCTACCTCTGGCAGTTGGAGCAGCCGGCGGCGGCCGTGGCCAACGAGTACTTCGTCGGCGCGATCAACCGGGTTGGCGTGGAGGACCTGGGCGACAACGACTTCTACGGCACCACGTACTTCGTCGACCCCGAGGCCCAGTTCGTCGGCGAGGTCGCCGGCGACAAGGAGACCGAACTCGTCGTCCGCGACCTCGACATGGCCAAGCTCCGCGAGGTCCGCGACCGCTGGCAGTTCTACAGGGACCGCGAGCCGAACGCGTACGGCCCGCTGACCGCGCCCTGAAGGGGCGCGGGACCGCATCGATATGCGGCTGCCGCCGCGTGAGCGCGACAAGCCACGAACCACCCGCAGCGGACCACCAGGAGAGGACCCCATGTCCCGCCGCACGCTGATCCGGAACGGACTCGTCATCACCGCCTCCGACGAGATCCACGCCGACGTACTCATCGAGGACGGCCGAATCGCCGCTCTGGCCGCCACAGGCACTGCCGCCGCCGAGGCGTTCACCGCGGACCGGACCATCGACGCCACCGGAAAGTACGTCATCCCCGGCGGCGTGGACGGCCACACCCACATGGAGATGCCGTTCGGCGGCACCTACGCCGCCGACACCTTCGAGACCGGCACCCGGGCCGCGGCCTGGGGCGGCACGACCACCATCGTGGACTTCGCCATCCAGAACGTCGGCGGCACCCTGCGCGAGGGCCTGGACGCCTGGCACCAGAAGGCCGAGGGCAACTGCGCCATCGACTACGGCTTCCACATGATCGTCTCCGATGTGAACCAGGAGACGCTCAAGGAGATGGACCTGCTGGTCGAGGAGGGGGTGACCTCGTTCAAGCAGTTCATGGCCTACCCGGGCGTCTTCTACTCGGACGACGGCCAGATCCTCCGCGCGATGCAGCGCGCCGCCGGGAATGGCGGGCTGATCATGATGCACGCCGAGAACGGCATCGCCATCGACGTCCTGGTCGAGCAGGCCCTCGCGCGCGGCGAGACCGACCCCCGCTACCACGGCGAGGTCCGCAAGGCCCTGCTGGAGGCCGAGGCCACCCACCGCGCGATCAAGCTGGCCCAGGTCGCCGGCGCCCCCCTGTACGTGGTGCACGTCTCGGCGCAGGAGGCGGTGGCCGAGCTGACGCGGGCCCGCGACGAGGGGCTGAACGTCTTCGGCGAGACCTGCCCGCAGTACCTCTTCCTGTCCACCGACAACCTCGCCGAGCCGGACTTCGAGGGCGCCAAGTACGTGTGCAGCACCCCGCTGCGTACCCGCGACCACCAGGCCGCACTCTGGCGGGGCCTGCGCACCAACGATCTCCAGGTGGTCTCCACCGATCACTGCCCGTTCTGCTTCTCGGGCCAGAAGGAGCTGGGCCGGGGCGACTTCTCCAAGATCCCCAACGGGATGCCGGGCGTGGAGAACCGCATGGACCTCCTCCACCAGGCCGTGGTCGACGGCCACATCTCGCGCCGCCGCTGGATCGAGATCGCCTGCGCGACCCCGGCCCGCAT comes from the Streptomyces seoulensis genome and includes:
- a CDS encoding PucR family transcriptional regulator translates to MTMTSDFRHASRPEEPALSVRQVLTLERVLAGEPEVVAGADGLDRAVRWVHVAEAADVGVMLTGGEMVLTTGVLLAGDEAKQAAYIQSLHRAEAAAVVLGLGRAFPTPPEVMRRAAERCGLPLVVLHRPFPFAELTEEVQSRLVRAKFAAVSLSESVRTSLTALITSGAPLQRLLDEVAQHSGCPVVLTNLAHRVLATAGERPAVDDVLRDWERIARQAGGSEGDGWVRAELGGRGECWGRLLLCGYRGDSATGRLLADRAAEALVLHRMLGGASGRTWEEQSAHGLLTDLASGTVPARHLLPRARAAGLPVNRRTFVPLVVPGAEPELLDRVLRTLGLTGLVAELADGASAVLLSLARDQDAEALTGRLAARLRTPELPDAVVAAADPRTCWDDVPAGLREARHVADAVAGAALDRPAVVRLRDVHLRGLIRLLRDDPQVQSFAERELDGLLCGGEGELLDVLRTYLATGRNKSRTAQLHHVSRPALYRRLEAIQARLGIDLDDFEQAASVHIALLAHDAQQG
- a CDS encoding nitrilase-related carbon-nitrogen hydrolase, whose product is MSRVIRAALFQTAWTGDKESMIQVHEQAARDAAAQGAQVLCFQELFYGPYFCQVQDKAFYEYAEQIPEGPTVRRFQALAKELGIVLVLPMYEEEQPGVLYNTAAVIDADGSYLGKYRKTHIPQVQGFWEKFYFRPGNSGWPVFDTAVGRIGVYICYDRHFPEGWRALGLAGAEIVFNPSATSRGLSRYLWQLEQPAAAVANEYFVGAINRVGVEDLGDNDFYGTTYFVDPEAQFVGEVAGDKETELVVRDLDMAKLREVRDRWQFYRDREPNAYGPLTAP
- the hydA gene encoding dihydropyrimidinase, whose translation is MSRRTLIRNGLVITASDEIHADVLIEDGRIAALAATGTAAAEAFTADRTIDATGKYVIPGGVDGHTHMEMPFGGTYAADTFETGTRAAAWGGTTTIVDFAIQNVGGTLREGLDAWHQKAEGNCAIDYGFHMIVSDVNQETLKEMDLLVEEGVTSFKQFMAYPGVFYSDDGQILRAMQRAAGNGGLIMMHAENGIAIDVLVEQALARGETDPRYHGEVRKALLEAEATHRAIKLAQVAGAPLYVVHVSAQEAVAELTRARDEGLNVFGETCPQYLFLSTDNLAEPDFEGAKYVCSTPLRTRDHQAALWRGLRTNDLQVVSTDHCPFCFSGQKELGRGDFSKIPNGMPGVENRMDLLHQAVVDGHISRRRWIEIACATPARMFGMYPKKGTIAPGADADVVIYDPHAEQVISAETHHMNVDYSAYEGKRITGRVETVLSRGVPVITEREYTGRAGHGVYTPRSTCQYLN